From a region of the Oryza sativa Japonica Group chromosome 6, ASM3414082v1 genome:
- the LOC4340194 gene encoding uncharacterized protein, which produces MAIASSSSSLLLLMFLAFLDHGAAVANLSSIEAAVRDRAFQLFRRTSEIVAVDVPAVLAGAGVEASATRVRSSALWADGVNATVPGLAVAVPPRVVPAPFARRVAIVFVRFLGDASSWLFDAPPGYALAAPVVALLAFDASGPNGGVALRALGAPVRVEFRDISPASGFNATAARCLTFSSGGGKAVAAHAVAMEPGPSCVVSGTATGHYGVAVRVETPPPPPPPRPPPVRERWWVWKVGATAGGVAAASFLAVTVVGAVRWRRRRRREEMERRAMCGEELGRMAVRGSRMPSAKMVRTRPELVEELS; this is translated from the coding sequence ATGGCGATCgcttcgtcatcgtcgtcgttgctgctgctgatgtTTCTTGCGTTCTTGGATCATGGCGCCGCGGTGGCGAACCTGTCGTCCATCGAGGCCGCCGTCCGCGACCGCGCGTTCCAGCTGTTCCGCCGCACGAGCGagatcgtcgccgtcgacgtcccggcggtgctcgccggcgccggcgtcgaggcCTCGGCGACGCGCGTGCGCAGCAGCGCCCTGTGGGCCGATGGCGTCAACGCCACCGTGCccgggctcgccgtcgccgtcccgcCGCGGGTCGTCCCGGCGCCGttcgcccgccgcgtcgccatcGTGTTCGTCCGCTTCCTCGGCGACGCCTCCTCCTGGCTGTTCGACGCGCCGCCCGGGTACGCGCtggccgcgccggtggtcgcgcTGCTCGCGTTCGACGCGTCGGGGCCCAACGGCGGCGTCGCGCTCCGCGCGCTCGGCGCGCCCGTCCGCGTCGAGTTCAGGGACatctcgccggcgagcgggttcaacgccacggcggcgaggtgccTGACCTTCTCGTCCGGCGGcgggaaggcggtggcggcgcacgcCGTGGCCATGGAGCCCGGCCCGTCGTGCGTGGTGTCCGGCACGGCCACGGGGCACTACGGGGTGGCGGTGCGCGTGGagacgccgccaccaccgccaccgccacgaccACCGCCGGTGAGGGAGCGGTGGTGGGTGTGGAAGGTCGGGGCCACCGCcggcggggtggcggcggcgagcttccTGGCGGTCACCGTGGTCGGCGccgtgaggtggaggaggaggcggcggagggaggagatggagcggcgCGCGATGTGCGGGGAGGAGCTCGGGAGGATGGCGGTGAGGGGGAGCAGGATGCCGTCGGCGAAGATGGTGAGGACGCGGCCGGAGTTGGTGGAGGAGCTAAGCTAA